From Halorubrum salinarum, the proteins below share one genomic window:
- the trmB gene encoding HTH-type sugar sensing transcriptional regulator TrmB: MTDDLRDTLDRVGDRFNLGEYEIDAYLAVLEHGELTASDIADRTDIPQPRVYDTVRSLSDRGLVELRESRPMKIVAVDPDDAFGELRSSFTEMVDELEARYTAPTRETEAVSLVKSRSTILRYIEEVIENAEYELAVSLTPGLLRRFRDQLAAKVAAGVSVELLVTPASNAPDPAEFDYLEVATIARARRGITTPVLAVGDGEYSVYATQDALRDDRERYGVIFNRSALGFLVSGFFGTVLWTTAETLATDGAERPFPRRYASIRRAVKDVREFDGEEFYATVEGRDIETGEEVTVRGKVVDVAFVDTEEVASLVVETDEGRVEIGGRVAALEDVEGQEIVIGRGEPPAL, from the coding sequence ATGACGGACGACCTCCGGGACACCCTCGACCGCGTCGGGGACCGGTTCAACCTCGGCGAATACGAGATCGACGCGTACCTCGCGGTGTTGGAACACGGCGAGCTGACGGCGAGCGACATCGCCGACCGGACCGACATCCCGCAGCCGCGGGTGTACGACACGGTCCGGAGCCTCTCGGACCGCGGGCTCGTCGAGCTCCGCGAGTCCCGACCGATGAAGATCGTGGCCGTCGACCCCGACGACGCGTTCGGCGAGCTCCGCTCGTCGTTCACGGAGATGGTCGACGAGCTCGAGGCCCGCTACACCGCGCCGACCAGGGAGACCGAGGCGGTGTCGCTCGTGAAGTCGCGCTCGACGATCCTCCGGTACATCGAGGAGGTGATCGAGAACGCGGAGTACGAGCTCGCGGTGTCGCTCACGCCCGGCCTCCTCCGGCGGTTCCGGGACCAGCTCGCCGCGAAGGTCGCCGCGGGGGTCAGCGTCGAACTGCTCGTCACGCCCGCGTCGAACGCGCCCGACCCGGCGGAGTTCGATTACCTCGAGGTCGCGACCATCGCGCGCGCCCGTCGCGGCATCACCACGCCGGTCCTGGCGGTCGGCGACGGCGAGTACTCCGTGTACGCCACGCAGGACGCGCTGCGCGACGACCGCGAGCGCTACGGCGTCATCTTCAACCGGTCCGCGCTCGGCTTCCTCGTCTCGGGCTTCTTCGGCACCGTCCTGTGGACGACCGCCGAGACGCTGGCCACCGACGGCGCGGAGCGGCCCTTCCCGCGCCGCTACGCCTCGATCCGCCGCGCCGTGAAGGACGTGCGGGAGTTCGACGGCGAGGAGTTCTACGCCACCGTCGAGGGGCGAGACATCGAGACCGGCGAGGAGGTGACGGTGCGCGGGAAGGTGGTCGACGTCGCGTTCGTCGACACCGAGGAGGTCGCCTCCCTCGTCGTCGAGACCGACGAGGGGCGCGTCGAGATCGGCGGCCGCGTCGCCGCCTTGGAGGACGTCGAGGGCCAGGAGATCGTGATCGGCCGCGGCGAGCCGCCGGCGCTGTGA
- a CDS encoding universal stress protein, translating into MTLVVVPVRFPPSSHSAATLREATRVAEERDADLTILHVDLYQRSGGVSRSDLKRAVEERIGRVDRARYVVRRGFLVEETILEEVVAEGADVVVIGSKQAGRWRRMVQKLLSDPDIDSFLRGELDCTVITVDADGGITTNEVDDEGPPLPEDDD; encoded by the coding sequence ATGACGCTCGTCGTGGTCCCCGTCCGGTTCCCTCCCTCGTCGCACTCGGCGGCGACGCTGCGAGAGGCGACCCGCGTCGCCGAGGAGCGCGACGCGGACCTCACGATCCTCCACGTCGACCTGTACCAGCGCTCCGGGGGCGTCTCGCGCAGCGACCTCAAGCGCGCCGTCGAGGAGCGAATCGGTCGGGTCGACCGCGCGCGCTACGTCGTCCGCCGCGGCTTCCTCGTCGAGGAGACGATCCTCGAAGAGGTCGTGGCCGAGGGCGCCGACGTGGTCGTCATCGGGTCGAAGCAGGCCGGCCGGTGGCGGCGGATGGTCCAGAAGCTGCTCTCCGACCCCGACATCGACTCCTTCCTCCGAGGCGAGCTCGACTGTACCGTGATCACCGTCGACGCCGACGGCGGGATCACGACCAACGAGGTCGACGACGAGGGCCCGCCCCTGCCGGAGGACGACGACTGA
- a CDS encoding SCO family protein, producing the protein MKRRTLLAGVGTAAAGSVAGCTSRLFGGSPDDVVLDPQSDQLADSEDLAYPAYGQPLPSFELPAPLADETFDSDELDRTALVTGVFTFCPAECSILLRQWATVQRRVAAAGLTDDTYFIPITFDPERDDAAALRDNAESIGADLEAGNWLYLRPETPARAKAVVEDRLGIGFERTTESDRLPGYDFTHIVVTLLVNPDGVVERAYRGERIDPERVAGDMERVVAAFDDE; encoded by the coding sequence ATGAAGCGACGAACGCTGCTCGCCGGCGTCGGAACGGCCGCCGCCGGCTCCGTCGCGGGCTGTACGTCGCGCCTGTTCGGTGGAAGCCCGGACGACGTCGTGCTCGATCCGCAGTCGGACCAGCTCGCGGACAGCGAGGACCTCGCGTATCCCGCGTACGGCCAGCCGCTCCCGTCGTTCGAGCTGCCGGCTCCCCTCGCGGACGAGACGTTCGACAGCGACGAGCTCGACCGGACCGCCCTCGTGACCGGCGTGTTCACGTTCTGTCCCGCGGAGTGTTCGATCCTCCTCCGCCAGTGGGCGACGGTACAGCGCCGCGTCGCGGCGGCGGGGCTGACCGACGACACGTACTTTATCCCGATCACGTTCGATCCGGAGCGCGACGACGCGGCGGCGCTCCGCGACAACGCCGAGTCGATCGGCGCCGACCTCGAGGCGGGCAACTGGCTCTACCTGCGGCCGGAGACGCCGGCTCGCGCGAAGGCGGTGGTCGAAGACCGACTGGGGATCGGCTTCGAGCGGACGACGGAGAGCGACCGCCTCCCGGGCTACGACTTCACCCACATCGTCGTGACCCTGCTCGTCAACCCCGACGGCGTGGTCGAACGGGCCTACCGCGGCGAGCGGATCGACCCGGAGCGCGTCGCGGGAGACATGGAGCGCGTCGTCGCCGCGTTCGACGACGAGTGA
- a CDS encoding DJ-1/PfpI family protein — translation MNVDVLLYDGFDELDGIGPYEVFDYALGYAAADGERAGRVRYVTLAERETVTASHGTRVGVDGVLPDPESADAPDLLVVPGGGWSARDEDASAWAEAQKGDVPRALAGHHAAGTRIASVCTGSMLLAEAGVTDGRRAVTHASAVEELRESGAEVVDARVVDDGDLLSAGGVTSGIDLALYVVEREFGEDVADRVATVIEYERRYEVAE, via the coding sequence ATGAACGTCGACGTGCTGCTGTACGACGGGTTCGACGAACTCGACGGCATCGGGCCGTACGAGGTGTTCGACTACGCGCTCGGCTACGCCGCCGCGGACGGCGAGCGCGCCGGCCGCGTCAGGTACGTCACGCTCGCCGAGCGCGAGACGGTGACCGCGAGCCACGGGACCCGCGTGGGCGTGGACGGAGTCCTTCCCGACCCCGAGTCGGCCGACGCGCCCGACCTGCTCGTCGTCCCCGGGGGCGGCTGGAGCGCGCGCGACGAGGACGCGAGCGCCTGGGCGGAGGCGCAGAAGGGCGACGTGCCGCGCGCGCTCGCCGGCCACCACGCGGCCGGCACCCGGATCGCCTCGGTGTGTACGGGCTCGATGCTGCTCGCGGAGGCGGGCGTCACCGACGGCCGCCGGGCCGTGACGCACGCGTCGGCGGTCGAGGAGCTCCGCGAGTCGGGCGCCGAGGTCGTCGACGCCCGGGTCGTCGACGACGGCGACCTGCTCTCCGCGGGCGGCGTCACCTCCGGTATCGACCTGGCGCTGTACGTCGTCGAGCGCGAGTTCGGCGAGGATGTCGCCGACCGGGTGGCGACCGTCATCGAGTACGAGCGACGGTACGAGGTAGCCGAGTAG
- a CDS encoding MATE family efflux transporter, producing MSDEPAADPDGSSADGSPDGPSGDRPDDGVDGPSGGPDDDGPLDDESITEGSLLRPLFRLAWPIVVIQLLQVTYNIVDTLYLGRLSAEAVGAISLAFPLIFLLIAVAGGFTTAGAILVAQYTGADGDGSAGLVAGQTIFTVSVLSVLIGIGGYFYTRPALEILPSDADTAATVIPLAADYMEVIFAGIPLMFGFFVFSALMRGYGDTRTPMAVMFISVLLNVLLDPFFIFGFDGNPLFQWLAAVPGVAALDPVALEATLLSATGITGIGIQGAALATILSRGVATAIGIWILFGTGYGPDVTLGHLAPDLDFIRDIFRLGLPSSVEQTTSALAMITLTAMIVTFSPPVVAAYGLGNRLISLVFLPAMGLGRAIDTMVGQNLGADRADRAAKAVKFAATTGAGVMFLVAVVAVAFTEPIVGAFLGDVPDAPATIGHAVDYVRIRSVEFAFIGVSQVILGAFRGAGNTKTAMVISIVTLWVGRVASVAYLVFVADWGETGVWVGMALGNVLGAAVGVAWFSRGTWTERYIDDPDPGVDPVGDD from the coding sequence GTGAGCGACGAGCCCGCTGCCGACCCCGACGGCTCCTCCGCCGACGGTTCCCCCGACGGCCCCTCCGGCGACCGGCCGGACGACGGCGTCGACGGGCCGTCGGGCGGTCCCGACGACGACGGCCCCCTCGACGACGAGTCGATCACCGAGGGGAGCCTCCTCCGGCCGCTGTTCCGGCTGGCGTGGCCGATCGTCGTCATCCAGCTGCTACAGGTCACGTACAACATCGTCGACACCCTCTACCTCGGCCGCCTCTCCGCGGAGGCCGTCGGCGCGATCAGCCTCGCGTTCCCGCTCATCTTCCTGCTGATCGCGGTCGCCGGCGGCTTCACGACCGCGGGGGCGATCCTCGTCGCGCAGTACACGGGCGCCGACGGCGACGGGTCCGCCGGCCTCGTGGCCGGACAGACCATCTTCACCGTCTCGGTGCTGTCCGTGCTCATCGGCATCGGCGGGTACTTCTACACCCGGCCGGCCCTGGAGATCCTCCCGAGCGACGCCGACACCGCGGCGACGGTGATCCCGCTCGCGGCCGACTACATGGAGGTGATCTTCGCCGGGATCCCCCTGATGTTCGGCTTCTTCGTCTTCTCGGCGCTGATGCGCGGCTACGGCGACACGCGGACGCCGATGGCGGTCATGTTCATTTCCGTCCTCCTGAACGTCCTGCTGGACCCGTTCTTCATCTTCGGGTTCGACGGGAATCCGCTGTTCCAGTGGCTGGCCGCGGTGCCCGGCGTCGCCGCGCTCGACCCGGTCGCGCTGGAGGCGACCCTGCTCTCGGCGACCGGAATCACCGGAATCGGGATCCAGGGCGCCGCGCTGGCGACGATCCTCTCGCGGGGCGTCGCGACCGCCATCGGGATCTGGATCCTCTTCGGGACGGGCTACGGCCCGGACGTGACGCTCGGCCACCTCGCGCCCGACCTCGACTTCATCCGCGACATCTTCCGGCTCGGCCTCCCGTCCAGCGTCGAGCAGACGACGAGCGCGCTCGCGATGATCACGCTCACCGCGATGATCGTCACGTTCTCGCCGCCGGTGGTCGCCGCCTACGGCCTCGGCAACCGCCTCATCTCGCTCGTCTTCCTGCCCGCGATGGGGCTCGGGCGCGCCATCGACACGATGGTCGGGCAGAACCTCGGCGCGGACCGCGCCGACCGCGCCGCCAAGGCGGTGAAGTTCGCCGCCACGACGGGCGCGGGCGTGATGTTCCTCGTCGCCGTCGTCGCCGTGGCGTTCACCGAACCGATCGTCGGGGCGTTCCTCGGCGACGTGCCGGACGCGCCGGCGACCATCGGCCACGCGGTCGACTACGTCCGGATCCGCTCGGTCGAGTTCGCCTTCATCGGCGTCTCGCAGGTAATCTTAGGCGCGTTCCGCGGCGCGGGCAACACGAAGACCGCGATGGTCATCTCCATCGTCACCCTCTGGGTCGGCCGGGTCGCGAGCGTGGCGTACCTCGTGTTCGTGGCCGACTGGGGCGAGACCGGCGTGTGGGTCGGGATGGCGCTCGGAAACGTCCTCGGCGCGGCGGTCGGCGTCGCGTGGTTCTCTCGGGGGACGTGGACCGAACGCTACATCGACGACCCGGACCCCGGCGTCGACCCCGTCGGCGACGACTGA
- a CDS encoding aldo/keto reductase yields the protein MEYTTLGGSGTKVSRIGIGTNTFGGDADWHLSAKAAQEVVDTAIDHGINFFDTANAYNAGESERVLGEALDGYDRDRQVIATKVYFQMDDEDPNSGGLSRKAIEQELANSLDRLGTDAIDLYQIHRWDDETPIEETLRTLDDAVRRGDVRHVGASSMWAHQFAEACHAAERGGREPFVTMQNHYNLAYREEEREMVPLCEKRDVGLIPWSPLARGYLTRPHDELEATVRGETDRYLHERLTTYAANGGREINERVAELAAEKGVKMAQIALAWLLHQDAVDAPIVGARKPEYVVDAVEALDLDLSDSDLDWLAEPYEPVPVEGHS from the coding sequence ATGGAGTACACGACGCTCGGCGGGTCCGGGACGAAGGTGAGCCGGATCGGGATCGGGACGAACACCTTCGGCGGCGACGCGGACTGGCACCTCTCGGCCAAGGCGGCGCAGGAGGTCGTCGACACCGCGATCGACCACGGGATCAACTTCTTCGACACCGCGAACGCCTACAACGCGGGCGAGAGCGAGCGCGTCCTCGGCGAGGCGCTCGACGGGTACGACCGCGACCGACAGGTGATCGCGACGAAGGTGTACTTCCAGATGGACGACGAGGACCCGAACTCCGGCGGGCTCTCCCGGAAGGCGATCGAGCAGGAGCTGGCGAACAGCCTCGACCGGCTCGGGACCGACGCGATCGACCTCTACCAGATCCACCGCTGGGACGACGAGACGCCCATCGAGGAGACGCTGCGGACGCTCGACGACGCCGTCCGCCGCGGGGACGTGCGCCACGTCGGCGCCTCGTCGATGTGGGCCCACCAGTTCGCCGAGGCGTGCCACGCGGCCGAGCGGGGCGGCCGCGAGCCGTTCGTCACCATGCAGAACCACTACAACCTCGCGTACCGCGAGGAGGAGCGCGAGATGGTCCCCCTCTGCGAGAAGCGGGACGTGGGGCTGATCCCGTGGAGCCCGCTCGCCCGCGGGTACCTCACGCGGCCGCACGACGAACTGGAGGCGACGGTCCGGGGCGAGACCGACCGGTACCTCCACGAGCGGCTGACGACCTACGCGGCGAACGGCGGCCGGGAAATAAACGAGCGCGTCGCGGAGCTCGCCGCCGAGAAGGGCGTCAAGATGGCGCAGATCGCGCTGGCGTGGCTCCTCCATCAGGACGCGGTCGACGCCCCCATCGTCGGCGCGCGGAAGCCGGAGTACGTCGTCGACGCCGTCGAGGCGCTCGACCTCGACCTCTCCGACTCGGACCTCGACTGGCTGGCCGAGCCGTACGAGCCGGTGCCGGTCGAGGGCCACAGCTGA
- a CDS encoding ribonuclease HI family protein, translating to MDRLPTEGLSPLASRVDEVLARYGYEIGPAIDAIDAAVSGYGGLFDPGTGDGEIRTAVEAVLAADPPADEHGSWGSDDGAVVLYVDGSARGNRGPAGAGAVLRTDDEPAVRLGRPVGMAGNNVAEYAALHMGLEALAARCDPAAVEVRIDSRTVIDDVWGAGDGVASAAPYRPAIRERIAALSACEWTHLADSDPNPADARAAVGADIAALGP from the coding sequence ATGGACCGACTCCCAACGGAGGGGCTCTCGCCGCTCGCGAGTCGTGTCGACGAGGTCCTGGCGCGATACGGGTACGAGATCGGCCCCGCCATCGACGCGATCGACGCGGCCGTGTCCGGCTACGGCGGCCTGTTCGATCCGGGGACCGGCGACGGCGAGATCCGGACCGCCGTCGAGGCGGTCCTCGCCGCCGACCCGCCGGCCGACGAGCACGGCTCGTGGGGCTCCGACGACGGCGCCGTCGTCCTCTACGTCGACGGGAGCGCCCGCGGGAACCGGGGGCCGGCGGGGGCGGGTGCCGTGTTGCGGACCGACGATGAGCCGGCGGTCCGGCTGGGGCGACCGGTCGGCATGGCGGGAAACAACGTCGCGGAGTACGCCGCGCTCCACATGGGGCTGGAGGCGCTGGCCGCGCGCTGCGACCCGGCGGCCGTCGAGGTCCGCATCGACTCGCGGACCGTCATCGACGACGTCTGGGGGGCGGGCGACGGCGTCGCGTCGGCCGCGCCGTACAGGCCGGCGATCCGGGAGCGGATCGCGGCGCTGTCCGCCTGCGAGTGGACGCACCTGGCCGACAGCGACCCCAACCCGGCGGACGCGCGGGCCGCGGTCGGCGCTGACATCGCGGCGCTCGGCCCGTGA
- a CDS encoding mechanosensitive ion channel family protein has protein sequence MVFPEATAIPGVASRLAGLGSRLADLPGAGLLTVVASVAVGVVLANFLVRLIGRPVAQRVSRQSVAQTIVRGVRAGTIAAALLVGLSAAGFQFEELLLGTAVFSAVIGIVLAPLVGNFINGVFVLADQPFEIGDMIELEDGTAGFVEDITIRYTKIFTVDNTFLVVPNGTMRERDVTNLSAEDERTRRSIDVLVTYESDIPEARRRIERAARDCDAVIDGGPDIRIGVARYMAGPDCRLHEFGDNGILLRLRYWVKKPYKLAKVQSDVNTEIRERLADADADVEMAYPHRHLVFDDTSGVARVDAGSEAPRAADPDAPAADASEIGDGAGSDAAGDGAARGGVDSEPDRGDVSGGGAG, from the coding sequence ATGGTCTTCCCGGAGGCGACGGCGATCCCCGGCGTCGCGTCGCGGCTCGCCGGCCTCGGGTCTCGGCTCGCCGACCTGCCGGGAGCGGGGCTCCTCACCGTGGTCGCCTCCGTCGCGGTGGGCGTCGTCCTCGCCAACTTCCTCGTCCGGCTGATCGGTCGCCCCGTGGCCCAACGGGTGTCGCGGCAGAGCGTCGCGCAGACGATCGTCCGCGGGGTCCGGGCGGGGACGATCGCGGCCGCCCTGCTCGTCGGCCTCAGCGCGGCCGGCTTCCAGTTCGAGGAGCTGCTCCTCGGGACGGCGGTGTTCTCCGCTGTCATCGGTATCGTCCTCGCGCCGCTGGTGGGGAACTTCATCAACGGCGTGTTCGTCCTCGCGGACCAGCCGTTCGAGATCGGCGACATGATCGAGTTGGAGGACGGGACCGCGGGGTTCGTCGAGGACATCACGATCCGCTACACGAAGATCTTCACCGTCGACAACACCTTCCTCGTCGTGCCGAACGGCACGATGCGCGAGCGCGACGTGACGAACCTCTCGGCCGAAGACGAGCGGACCCGCCGCTCTATCGACGTGCTCGTCACCTACGAGAGCGACATCCCGGAGGCCCGCCGCCGGATCGAGCGCGCGGCGCGCGACTGCGACGCCGTCATCGACGGCGGGCCCGACATCCGCATCGGCGTGGCGCGGTACATGGCCGGCCCCGACTGCCGCCTCCACGAGTTCGGCGACAACGGGATCCTGCTCCGGCTGCGGTACTGGGTGAAGAAGCCGTACAAGCTCGCGAAGGTCCAGTCAGACGTGAACACCGAGATCCGCGAGCGGCTGGCAGACGCCGACGCCGACGTGGAGATGGCGTACCCGCACCGGCACCTCGTCTTCGACGACACGTCGGGCGTCGCCCGCGTCGACGCCGGGAGCGAGGCGCCGCGGGCCGCCGACCCCGACGCGCCGGCGGCAGACGCGTCGGAGATCGGCGACGGCGCGGGCTCGGACGCCGCCGGCGACGGCGCCGCCCGAGGCGGCGTCGACTCCGAGCCCGACCGCGGCGACGTGAGTGGCGGCGGAGCCGGGTAA
- a CDS encoding proteasome assembly chaperone family protein: MPRPSADPTNPRFSVEHDAEPGGALIAGFSSFGLAGLTAVDYLVDDLGLTATGHVRIDGVPSVTPFTKGTPRHPIRLYAAPDLDITVLVAEQFVPPFLGELLADALLDWTEANGVEEIAVLSGVPVAHGPDAHRTFHVATEDYRAARLEGGPDVPAMESGFLDGANAGLLERGLDSPLGVGVFVTPVHAQAPDAEAAVRLVDTANAVYDLGVDAGPLEAFAQEIQRRYEDLAERIEEREPEGSYDRMYM, from the coding sequence ATGCCTCGACCGTCCGCGGATCCGACGAACCCGCGGTTCAGCGTCGAACACGACGCCGAACCGGGGGGCGCGCTGATAGCCGGGTTCTCCTCGTTCGGCCTCGCCGGGCTGACCGCCGTCGACTACCTGGTCGACGACCTCGGACTGACGGCGACCGGTCACGTCCGCATCGACGGCGTCCCGTCGGTCACGCCGTTCACGAAGGGGACGCCGCGACACCCGATCCGGCTCTACGCCGCCCCCGACCTCGACATCACCGTGCTGGTCGCCGAGCAGTTCGTGCCGCCGTTCCTCGGCGAACTGCTCGCCGACGCCCTCCTCGACTGGACGGAGGCGAACGGCGTCGAAGAGATAGCCGTGCTGTCGGGCGTCCCGGTGGCGCACGGCCCCGACGCGCACCGCACGTTCCACGTCGCCACCGAGGACTACCGCGCCGCCCGCTTGGAGGGCGGGCCGGACGTCCCCGCGATGGAGTCCGGCTTCCTCGACGGCGCGAACGCGGGGCTGCTGGAACGCGGCCTCGACTCGCCGCTCGGCGTCGGGGTGTTCGTCACGCCGGTCCACGCGCAGGCGCCCGACGCGGAGGCCGCGGTGCGGCTCGTCGACACGGCGAACGCAGTGTACGACCTCGGGGTCGACGCGGGCCCGCTGGAGGCGTTCGCGCAGGAGATTCAACGGCGGTACGAGGACCTCGCCGAGCGGATCGAAGAGCGCGAGCCGGAGGGGAGCTACGACCGGATGTACATGTGA
- a CDS encoding HVO_A0114 family putative DNA-binding protein, giving the protein MTTLHITVGDREQLREDALQFVHDVEDDDQGGKATLQFGTYDDFVDSLTPLRLNLIRAIAEEAPESMREAARLVERDVSDVHSDLKQLEVLGILTLEGGGPGGAIQPVVPFDRIEVHIDYPLIDDGDADGAPASA; this is encoded by the coding sequence ATGACCACACTCCACATCACCGTCGGCGACCGAGAACAGCTCCGTGAGGACGCACTCCAGTTCGTCCACGATGTCGAGGACGACGACCAAGGCGGAAAAGCGACGCTCCAGTTCGGAACCTACGACGACTTCGTCGACAGTCTCACGCCGCTCCGCCTGAATCTCATCCGAGCGATCGCCGAGGAAGCTCCCGAGAGCATGCGCGAAGCGGCGCGGCTCGTCGAGAGGGACGTGTCTGACGTCCACTCTGACCTGAAGCAGCTGGAAGTACTGGGTATCCTTACGCTCGAAGGGGGCGGACCCGGCGGCGCGATACAACCGGTCGTCCCGTTCGATCGCATCGAAGTCCACATCGACTACCCGCTCATCGATGACGGCGATGCCGACGGCGCCCCCGCGAGCGCGTAG